The nucleotide sequence GGACCGGCAGGCCGCTGGCGCCGATGGACAAGGCCGTGCGCAGGGTGTGCTGCAGGCCCTGCCAATCGTTGCTGACGCGCGGGCCGTTCTGCCAGGGCAGGCGCTGGGCGGCCGGGAACAGGTCGGTACTGGGCACCACGCCCTCGGGCGGCACCTTATGGCCGGCAACGGCATCGAACAGCGCGCGCCGCGCGAGCAGCGGATAAATGGTGCGCAAGGCCGGTCCGGATTCGCCGCCACGGGCGGTGATGCCGTCCGGAATGGCCAGTTGGATGTCGCACGCCGGCGCATCGAGCCCGTCTTCGATCAGTTGCCGCTGGCGTTCCGCCCACAGTGAATAGACGTCGCGATTGGTCAGGTCGAGCAGGCCGAAAGGCTGCCCGTTGGAGACGGCGTTGCCGTCGAAAACCTGGGCGTGGCCGTCGTCGCGCGTCAGCAGCCAGCCGCGGTCTTCGAGTTCCTCGAACAGCGGAGTGTGGCGCGGGATGCCGGGAAAACCCGGCGCGCAGACGTGCACGTGGTGTTTGTGGAACAGGGCGAACAACTGCCGCGCATCCGGAAAGCGGGCGGCGTCCCATTCGAGCTGGGGCTTGTCGGCCTGGAAAGCCCAGGCGGCCGGCGGGGCCAGCTGGACCGCGTCCAGCGGCAGTTCCTGCGCGCGCATGCGTTCGACCAGCGCGGTGGTCTGGGTGGCCATTTCGCCTTCCGCCTGGCGCAGCCAGACGCCCATGGCCCACAGCACGGGCTGGCCGGCGCGGCCGGTAAGGGCCGTGTATTGATTGAGGATCTCCCCCGGTTCGCCGACGAACAGAAAGACGTCCAGCAACGCGCCATCCACGGTGACGACATACGCGTCGGCGGCCGGATCGGCGCCCAGGGCATGCTGCACGCGACGCACGGTATTCACGTAGACGCCCCAGCCGTTGGGGCTCCATGCCAGGGGCAAGGCACGGTGTTCCGGGTCGTCCGACACGACGTGCTCGTCGCGGCGGTTGAGGTCTCCGGGCGTTTCGCCCAGACCGTAGATGCGTGCGGATGCGTCCAGCGCGAAGCTGGCCGTCCAGACGGCCTCGTCGGGCTCATCCAGCGCATTGTGGCCGAAGCCGGGTGCATGCTCGGAATCGTCGGAGGCGAACACCTGCTCATCGCCCTTGAACAGCGCGATGCGCACCGGGTCCGTCAATACCTCCAGGGCGGTGTCGCCCTGGACAATGCGCCAGCCGCCAGCGTCACGCGGCACGATGGTGGCCTCGCCGACGGCTTCCTGGCGCGCGAGCAGCATTTCCGCGATGGCCTTTTCCCGCGGGCTGGGCTTTTCGTCCGCCAGCGCGTGGGGCTGGCCACAACGGATCCGGAAAACACCCGGCGCGTGCGGCTCGACTACGAAACGCAAACCGTCGCCCGTGTCGAAATCGATTCGGCTGGGGCGGGCAGTCAACAACTCGATACTTTCGAGTTGATTAGTATGCGCAAAATCGAACTTGGGCGGCACCGAGCATCCCCCGCTTAGCCAAAAAGCACCAAAAGGCGCTATTTTGACGGATTTGGCCGCTGAAATAAACTCGGCATTGGATTTGCGGCTCGCGGGGGTGCCCCACGACAGGTCCGATCCGCAATGGCTGCGACCGAAGCGGCTGCTCACCCACCGGGCCGGCGGCAGCCGGGATCCCCGCCGGTCGACTCGATCCGATCCCTAAAAACCATCAACTTCCCGCAATTGCCCGCCTACCCCGGCCGCCGTCAACGCGGCGCCACGGCCGCCAACAGGTCGGATTCCAGGATGGCCGGCTCGCCGCAAAGCCGCGCCGCGATGACGTCCGCAGCCAACGCCGCCCAGCTCAACCCCCGCGACGCGTACCCCGTGGCGAGGTAAATCCCGGGCGCATGGGACAAGGGCCCGATCGCCGGCAGGCGGCCGGGCATCACCGCGCGCCACCCCGCCCATCCCGGCAAGGTGCCCGCCGCCGCCCGCACGGATGCCGGCAGGCCGGGATCCCCCAGCAAGCCCGCGGCCTTGGCGATATTGACCTCCTGCCCCGCCGCGCTCACCTGGCTTTCCGCAGCGCCGTGGACATACGTGCTGCCCGCCACGCACCAGCCGTCCACGGCAGGCAGCAGATAGCCCTCTCCGCCTACGATGCAGCGCGGGCCGCCGCCCAGGTCGCCGGCGGGCAAGAGGGTGACCTCACCCGCGAGGGCATGCATCTGCGCCACGCGCGGCAAGGGCCCGAGCAGCCCGCTCGCATCCAGGACGTCGCGCGCCCCCAGCGCGTTGGCCAGTATGACGATGGCCGCCTGTCCCGCCTCCCGGCCGGTATCCGCGTACAGGCGCCAGGCGCCGTCTCGATGCGCGACGCGCGCGATACGGGCCGGCATGCGCCGGATGCCCGGCGTGGCGAGCAGTGCCTGGATCAGCGCATGCGGCCGTACCCGCATTCCGGCCGCGAAATAAAGCCCGCCGCGCGACAGCGGCAGGCCGGCGATTACGGCGGCCTGCGCCGCGTCGACCGCTTGCACCCACGAAGCCGGAAAGGCCAGCGCCCGCAGGACCGAAGCCGCATCCGCCGCGCGTCCGGCGTCGCGCGAGAGCTGCAGTGTCCCGCAGCGCCAAGGACGCGCGTCCCCCGGCAGCGCGCCCCAACGCGACCAGGCGCGCTGGCTACCGGCACGCGACAGGCGCGCCCGGACATTGTCATCGCGGGCGACCAGCGGTGTCAGGGCGGCGGCAGCGTGGCCGCCATGCGCGGACGAATCGCCGAGCGGGTCGAACACGGTCACCGGGATACCGCGCAGGCCGAGCGCCTGGGCGATCGCCGCGCCCGCGATCCCGCCACCCACCACGGCCACATCGGCCGGCGGCGCATCGGGCGCCGTGCATACGCCGGGATGAACCGCCACCGTCATGTGGGTTTTGCCGGCGAACCCGGGCCGTTTTGCTACGGTGAAGCCGGCTTCCTGCAACGCCCGCCGCACCGCGCCCGCGCTGCACCAGGTGGCCGCCGTGGCGCCGGGCAATGCGTGCGCTGCCAGCGCCCGCATCAGCGCGGGCGTCCACATTTCCGGATTGCGGGCGGGCGCGAAGCCGTCCAGGAAGAATGCGTCGGCGGCGAACTCCAGGGCCGGAACCAGCGTCCGGGCATCGCCGAAACCCAGCGTCAGGGTAACGGCGCCGCCTTCGAATTCCAGCCGGTGGACGCCGGGCAGCACGGGTGGCCATTGCGCGATCAAGGCCTGGGCCAGGCCGTCCAGGGCAGCGTCGGCCGCATGACGGCGCAGCATGCCGGCCAGGTCTTCGCGCCGCAAGGGATGGGCCTCGAAGGACACCATATGCAGGCGGCGCGGGCGCCGCGGGTCCTCGCGCCAGGCCTGCCATAGTGCCAGGAAGCTCACGCCCAGGCCGAAGCCCGTTTCACACACCGTGAAGCGCTGTTTGCCTGCCCAGCGCCCAGGCAAGCCGTTTCCCTGCAGGAATACATGGCGGGCCTGCGCCCACGCGCCGTCGGCGGCGTGGTACACGTCGCCATACTCGCGGCTGTACGGGACGCCCCGGGCGTCGATGGCGGGCTCTGCCGGAACCAACGGCCGATAAGCAACACTGGAGGACTCGAACATGGTCGATACGACGTCTGGATTCAATGCGCGGCGTAGAATCGGGCCATGGGGCGCGTGTCGCGCCCGCCTGCCGCGCCCCGCCCCGGCCAAACCCTGATTATCGCCAGACAAGCATGCAAACCTCCGCGCCATCCACCCACCAAGCGCCCCTGGACCTGTGCGCGGCCCTGGACGCCGCCGTCAATGCGGCCCACGCCGGCGCCGCCATTCTGCAGTCGTATGCCCATCATCGCGCCGACCTGGTCATCGACCGCAAGGCCCGCAATGACCTGGTCTCGCAGGCGGACCGCGAAGCGGAAGCGGCCGTCATCCAGGAATTGCGCGAACGCACCCCGCAATTCGGCATCGTGGCCGAGGAAACCGGCGGCAAGGTCGAAGGCGAGGCCACCTGGTATATCGACCCGCTGGACGGCACGACGAATTTCCTGCACGGCATACCGCATTACGCGGTGTCCATTGCCTTGATCGCGCATGCCGGCACGCGCGTGGACGCCGACGGCCCCCTCGCGGTGGACACCCCGGTGGTGGGCGTCGTCTACGATCCCTGCCGCGAGGAACTCTTCAACGCCATCCATGGCGTGGGCGCGTGGCTCAACGGCCACCGCATCGCCTGCTCGCGCACCCAGACGCTGGACGACGCAGTCCTGGCGACCGGATTTCCCTTCCGCGATTTTTCCTTCGCGCAGCAGTACATGCCCACCTTGCATGACGCCATCAACCGCACCCGTGGCGTGCGCCGCCTGGGCGCGGCCGCGCTGGACCTGGCCTGGACCGCCGCGGGCCGCTACGACGGCTACTGGGAAATGGGCCTGGCGCCTTGGGACGTGGCCGCCGGCACGGTCATCGTGCGCGAGGCCGGGGGCGTGGCCGAAGACATGTACGGCAAGGAAAGCTGGCCCATCGGGGGCTACGTCGTCTCGGGGAACCAGACCGTGGCGGCCGCGCTGAAAGACATGATCGCGCCGCACCTGACCCGCAAGCCGGGCAGCTGAGCCGGCGGCAGGCGGGGACGGCGCGTCCCGGCGCGCGCGCCGACCCGGGAGACGACTCAGGGCGTGACCGGCGTGCGCTTCTCGCGCGCCTTGGCGGGCTGCTCGCGCAGCTCGCGCCGCAGGATCTTGCCGACATTGCTTTTGGGCAGTTCGGCGCGGAACTCGACCTCGCGCGGGCATTTGTAATTGGTGAGTTTCTCCCGGCACCATGCGTTGACTTCCGCCTGGGACAGGGCCGCGCTCCGGGGCACGATGAAGACCTTGACGACCTCGCCCGAACGTTCGTCTTCCACGCCGATCGCGGCCACTTCCAGCACTTCGGGATGGGCGCTGATGACTTCCTCGACCTCATTGGGATAGACCTTGAACCCGGACACGGTGATCATGTCTTTCTTGCGGTCGACGATGCGTATGTAGCCGCGCTGGTCCATGGTGCCGATATCGCCGGTGCGGAAATAGCCGTCCGCCGTCATGGCCTGGCGGGTTTCCTCCGGGCGTTCCCAATAGCCGCGCATGACCTGCGGGCCCTTGATGCAGACTTCTCCCCGTTCGCCCTCCGGCACGGCGTTGCCGTGGTCGTCCAGGATGGCCACGTCGGTGGATGGCACCGGCAAGCCGATGGAGCCGGAGAATTCCAGTGTGTTGGTCGGGTTGACCGTGGCCACCGGCGCGGTTTCGGACAGGCCGTAGCCTTCGATGATGGGACGCCCCGTCATGGCGCGCCAGCGCTCCGCCACGGGCCCCTGCACCGCCATGCCGCCGCCGAAGGTCAGCCGCAGCTGGGAGAAATCCAGCGCGGCAAAGCCCGGATTGTTGGCCAGCGCGTTGAACAGCGTATTGACGCCCGGAAAGATATGCACCGGCTCGTCGCGCCAGGCCTTGATCAACGCCGGCTGGTCGCGCGGATTCAGAATCAGCAGGTTGCGCATGCCGGCATGCATGCCATACAGCCCGCATACCGTCATCGCGAAGACGTGATACAGCGGCAAGGCGCTGATGATCGTCAGCTGTCCGGCCACGTCGTGCAGGGCGGGCCATGCCACGGCCTCGGTCTGCAGGACGTTGATGGCGAGGTTGCGATGCGTGAGCATGGCGCCCTTGGGCGTGCCGGTCGTGCCGCCGGTGTATTGCAGGACGGCCAGATCGTCCATGGACAGGACCGGTGGCTCGAACCCATGGCGGCGGCCCGCCGCCAGCACCCGCGTCAGGGGCCGCGCCTGCTCGATGCGCCACTGCGGCACGGCCTTTTTCACATGCCGCGCCGCCAGATTGACGACCGTTTCCTTGACGCCACCCAGCAGATCGCCGACGCCGGTGACGACGATATGCGCCAGATCGCCGCGGTCGGCGACATCCTGCAAGGTATGCGCGAAATTCTCCAGGATGACGATGACGCGGGCGCCGCTATCGAGCAACTGGCGCTGCAGTTCGGCCGGCTTGTACAGCGGATTGACGTTCACCACCACATGGCCGGCGCGCAGCGTCCCCAGCATGCATGCCAGATAGGCGGGCACGTTCGGCAGCATCAGGGCGACGCGGCTGCCCCGCTCCAGGCCCAGCGACTGCAGCCAACCGGCGAAATGCCGGGCGTGACGGTCCAGGGTCTCGTAGCGGATGTCAGTGCCCATGGCGGTGCAGGCGACCCGGCTGGCGTAGCGTTCGCAGGCGCGGTCCAGCAGGTCGACCAGCGAGACATAGCCGTCGGCGGAAACCTCCGCGGGAACGCCGGCGGGGTATTCGGCCAGCCATGGACGCTGCATGGTAGTTGTCTCCAATTTAATAAAGGCCGGGTTTGATGATACGCTCAATCGTCCAGCCGCCTTGCCGGCCTGTCCGGCGTCCGCGGTATGTTCCCGGCCCTGCGGCCTGCCCTATATTTTGCCGCGCCCGCGCGGGCGCGCAACACAACGGTGCCCCATGAAACTGCTAGAACCCATCGTCGCCTGGCAAGCGGAGCTGGCCGCCATCCGGCGCGACCTCCATGCCCATCCGGAACTGTGCTTCGAGGAATTCCGGACCGCCGACATCGTGGCCGACAAGCTGCAGGAATGGGGCATAGAAGTGCGCCGCGGCCTGGGCGGCACGGGCGTGGTGGGAACCATACGGGGCAGCGGCGGGGGCAGCCGGGCCATCGGCCTGCGCGCGGACATGGACGCCCTGCCCATGCAGGAAGTCAACACTTTCCCCCATGCCAGCCGCCATCCCGGCAAGATGCACGCATGCGGCCACGACGGGCACACGACCATGCTGCTGGGCGCCGCGCGCTATCTGGCGCAACACCGCGATTTCAACGGGATCGTCCATGTCATTTTCCAGCCGGCGGAGGAACACGGCGGCGGCGCCAAGCGCATGATCGACGATGGCCTGTTCCGTGAATTTCCCATGGAAGCGGTCTTCGGCATGCACAACTGGCCGGGCATGGCGCAAGGCGCCTTCGGCCTGACCGACGGCCCCATCATGGCGTCCAGCAACGATTTCAAGATCACGATCACCGGGAAGGGCTCGCATGCCGGCATGCCCCATCTTGGCGTGGACCCGGTGATGACGGCCGTGCAACTGGCGCAATCGCTGCAGACCATCATCACCCGCAATCGCAATCCGCTGGATGCCGCGGTACTGAGCATCACGCAGATCCACGCCGGCAGCGCCGACAATGTGGTCCCCACGCAAGCCGTCATGCGGGGGACCGTGCGCACCTTCACGATGGAATCGCTGGACCTGATCGAACAGCGCATGCGGGATATCTCGGTACATACCTGCGCGGCGCTGGCCTGCGAAGTGGATTTCGACTTCCAGCGGCACTATCCCCCGACGATCAACCATCGCGCCGAAGCGGCGATATGCGCCGACGTATTGCGCGAGCTGGTCGGCCCGGACAACGTAAACGACCACGTGCAGCCGTCGATGGGCGCGGAGGATTTCGCCTTCATGCTGCAGGAAATACCCGGCTGCTATGTATGGATAGGCAACGGCTGGGGCGATCACCGCACGGCGGGCCATGGCCTGGGGCCCTGCATGCTGCACAACGGCAGCTACGACTTCAACGACGAACTGCTGGGGCTGGGCGCGACCTATTGGGTACGCCTGGCGCTGGCGCGCCTGGCCCGGCACGAAACCCGCGCTGCCGCCCGCTAGCGTGCGATACCGCGGACGGCACGCTAGGCGCGGCACATCTCCAGAAAGAGCGAGGCCGCGCGCGCCGGCGCCGAGGCGTGCGGCAGCAGGATGCTCAGGGTGCGGGTCAGGCCCGCGGCCCCCACGCGCAGCGCGACCAGCGCGCCGTCCTCGTGCCGCATGGACATGATGGAGACGAAACCGATGCCCAGGCCGGCGCGCACGGCCTGCTTGACGCCTTCCACGCCGGCGAGCTCCAGCGCGACGTCGGGCGTCAGGCCTTGCCCCTGGAAGGCGCGTTCGACCAGTCCCCTGACGCCGGAGCCCTGTTCGCGCATGACCAGCGAATAGGCGGCCAGTTCCGCCAGGGTGGCGCTGCCGCGCCGGGCCAGTTCGTGGTCGGCAGGCACCACGGCCACCACCTCGTCGGCACGCCACTCGTAGACGGCGGTATCGGCCGGCAAGCCCGGCGGAATGTCGCCTTCGATGAAGGCCATGTCCAGCTGCGGCAGTCGTTGGACGATCTCCCGCGTATTGCCGTCCGACAGCTGTAGCGTGACCGCGGGGTAGCGGGCGCGGAAGGCGGCGACCAGCGCCGGCAGCACATAGCTGGCGGGCGTCGTGCTGGCGCCCAGCTGGAGCGACCCCGACGCGATCCCGCGCCATGCGTCGCGGACCCCGCGCGCCTGGGCATAGGCATGCCGCAACTGGCGCGCATGCTCCACCAGCCGTTCGCCGGCCGAGGTCAGCGCGATGCCGTGCCCGCTGCGGCGGTACAACGGTTCCCCGAACCATTCCTGCAGGGCGCGCAATTGTCCCGACACCGCGGGCTGCGACAAATGCAGCAGTTCCGCCGCGCGGCTGATGTTGCCTGCCTCGGCGACGTAGGCGAAGGTCAGCAATTGTTCGGGAGTCATGACGGAGGCAGCTTCCTGGGGATTGCGGGCGTCGGACGCGGGCGCGCCGCCGCCCCCGCGCGCGCGTGACGCCCGATATCGGGTTTCCGGATATTAGACATCCGACATAACAATTTTTCAAATAGAACCCGCAGCCATAACATTACTCCTGGTTATTAGAGCCGGAAGCGCAGTCATAACAGGACGGGTGTTCCTGTCGCCGCCGGCTCCCGGAAAGCCCTGCATCATGAATACGACTACTGCCGGCCTGCCCTTGGCCACCCCCTGGCGCGACAAACTGAACGGTGTGTTCTTCGTCGGCCTGTTGTCCGCCGCCGTCATCCAACTCGCCAACCTGCCCTTCCTGAAAGGCCTGGGGTTCTCGCCCCTGGTGGTCGGCATCGTGTGCGGCATGCTGTATGGCAACTTCCTGCGCGGCACGATGCCGCATGACTGGAGCGCGGGCGTCAATTTCGCCGCGCGCCGGCTGTTGCGCATCGCCGTGGCCTTCTATGGCTTGAACATCAGCATCCAGCAGATCGCCGCGGTGGGGCTGCCGGGCCTGGCGGTCTCCATCGCGGTAGTGGTTGGCACGCTGGCCATCGGCACCCTGGTCGGCCAGCGTCTGCTGGGCCTGGATCGGGACACCGCCATGCTGACGTCGGCGGGCAGCGCCATCTGCGGCGCGGCCGCCGTGCTGGCCTTCGAACCCACGCTGCGCGCCCAGCCGCACAAAAGCGCGGTCGCGGTGGCCACGGTGGTGCTGTTCGGTACGCTTTCGATGTTCCTTTACCCGGTCTTCTATCACGCCGGCTGGCTGAATTTCGATACCCAGCATCTGGGCATCTATATCGGCGGGACCATCCACGAGGTCGCCCAGGTCGTGGGCGCCGCCAGCAATGTGGATCCGGCCACGACCGAAGTCGCCACCATCGTGAAGATGACACGCGTGGCCCTGCTGGTGCCGGTGCTGCTGGTCCTGGGGCTGTGGCTGCGCCGCGCGGCCGGCGCCAAGGCCCAGGGCGGCCATGCCGGCGGCGCGCGCCTGCCCATCCCGTGGTTCGCCGTGGGCTTCCTGGCACTGGCCATGGTCAATTCGTTGAACATCGTTCCCGCGGACGTCGTCGCGCAATTGCGCAAGCTGGACGTGTTCGCCCTGACCATGGCGATGACGGCGCTGGGCATCGAAACGCGCTTCAGCCAGATCCGCAAGGCCGGCCCGCGGGTGCTGGCGCTGGGCTTCATCCTGTACCTGTGGCTGATTTTCGGCGGCTACGGCCTGGTAAAACTGCTCGGCTGAACGCCTGTCCTCCGTGACACGCGGGGGGGACGAATTTCCTGCATAATCGGCCGGTTGTCCGACAGGAGCCGGCCCATGACCGCCAGTAAAAACTCGCCCTTCGTCAGCTTGCCCGCGAACCGCGACCCGGTCCTGCGCGTGCTGCCCATGCCGGCCGACGCGAACGTGCATGGCGACGTATTCGGCGGCTGGATCATGGCCCAGGTCGATATCGCGGGCTCCATCCCGGCGGCGCGCCGCGCCGCGGGCCGCGTCGCCACCATCGCGGTCAACAGTTTCCTTTTCAAGCAACCGGTTTTCGTCGGCGATCTGCTTAGCTTCTATGCCGACGTCGTCAAGACCGGGACCACCTCGGTCACCGTGTCGGTGGAAGTCTATGCCCAGCGCCAGCGGCTGGACGCCGAAGTCGTGAAGGTCACGGAGGCCACCCTGGTGTATGTCGCGACGGACGACGCCCGCCGCAGCCGGCCCCTGCCCGCGCTATGACGGACCGTCGCCTATGACCGAAGTCGACATCCCGCAGAAGCCGGCGGGCGCGCCTCGCCGCCTGGACCCGGAAGACGCGCAGCACGCATTGGCGGAAGTGCAGGAACTCCTGCGCCGCCAGGAGCTGGTGGCCAGCCTGGTGCACCGCCAGGAAGAAGGCGACCAGCGCCAGGACCTGGTCGAACAGCTGGTGCAGCGCCAGCATGAAGCCGAATTGAAGGCGCTGGTCGATGGCCTGCACCCGGCGGATATCGCCTTCATCCTGGAATCGCTGCCCAAGGACGAACGGCAGGCCGTCTGGAAGCTGGTCAGCGCCGAACACGATGCCGATGTCCTGCTCGAAGTGGAGGACTGGGTCCGCGAATCGCTGATCGAAGCGATGGACCGGCAGGACCTGGTCGCCGCGACGGAACACCTGGACGCCGACGAACTGGCCGACCTGGCGCCGGACCTGCCGGCCGACGTGGTGGCCGAAGTACAGAAAGGGCTGACGGAAGAAGAACGGGCACAGTTGCTCGAAGCCATGGGCTACCCCGAGGACAGCGTCGGGGCCATCATGGATTTCGAGATGGTGCGCGTGCGCGAGGACGTTTCGCTGGAGGTCGTGCTGCGCTATCTGCGCCGGCTGCATGAACTGCCCGACCACACCGACCAGATTTTCGTGGTCGACCGGCAGGACAAGCTACAAGGCATCCTGCCATTGTCGACATTGCTGGTCAGCGAGCCCGACACCGCCGTCCGCGACGTGATGACCACGGACTACCTGACGCTGGCGGCGTTGGACTCGGATGCCGACGCGGCCGGCGCCTTCGAACGCTACGACCTGGTGTCCGCCCCCGTGGTGGACGACCAGGGCCGCCTGATCGGGCGCGTGACCATCGCCGACGTGGTCGACGTCATCCGCGAGGACTCGCAGGAACAGGCCTTGTCGCGCGCCGGCCTGCAGGAAGAAGACATCTTCGCGCCCGTGGCGATGGCCCTGCGCAACCGCGCGCCCTGGCTGCTGTTCAACCTGTGTACGGCCGCCACGGCGTCTTTCGTGGCCTCGCGCTTCGAAGGCACGGTCAGCCACATCGTCATCCTGGCTTTCCTGATGTCCATCGTGGCGGGCATCGGCGGCAATTCGGGCAACCAGACGATGACCATGATCATCCGCGCCCTGGCGGTAGGCCGCATCACCGGCCGCAACCTGTGGCAACTGGTCAAGCGGGAATTGCTGGTGACCCTCCTGGTGGGATTGTGCGGCAGCGTGGTGGCCGCCGTGTTCGCCTGGGCAATCTCCGGTTCGGTTTCCATCGCCCTGGTGATGATGGCGGCGATGATCTGCAACATGCTGGTGGGCGCGTCGGTCGGCGTACTGGTACCCATGGTGCGCGACCGCTTCGGCAAGGATCCGGCCATCGGCTCCTCGGTGCTGCTGACCTTCGCCACCGATTCGCTGGGTTTCTTCATTTTCCTGGGACTGGCGACGATCTTCCTGCTGTAGCAATATTTTGCCGGGAAGTACCCCTGTGGCGGGCACTTTCAACGCTCCGGCGGTGTCACACTGCGGTCATCAACCACCCGCCCCCGCAATGAAGCGTTCTACCGCCCACGCCGCCCGGCGTGCCTGCGCCGCCACCGTCCTGGCCGGCGCCGCCGCCCTGCCTTTCACGGCCCAAGCCTGCGACAACCTGCCCTCCTGGGCCCAAGGCGCCTGCGCCCGCCTGGACCAGATATGGAACCAGGGCAACGACGAGCTATACCTGACCGGCTATGCCTGGCACAACCGCGCGGCCTATTCCGCCGACAAGATCAAATCGTTCCGCGAGGAAAGCTGGGGCGGCGGCTGGGGCAAGGGCATCTATGACGAAGACGGCGATTGGCAGGGCCTGTATGGCATGGCCTTCCTGGACTCGCATGGCCACGTGGAGCCCATCGCGGGCTATGGCTATCAAAAGATCGGCCGCCTGGGACAGGACTGGCGCTTCGGCGCCGGCTACACCGTCTTCCTGACGGCGCGCCAGGACATCCTGCACTACATCCCCTTCCCCGGGATATTGCCGCTGGTCTCCGTCGGCTACGACAAGGCAACCTTCTACGCCACCTATATCCCTGGCGGGAAAGGCAACGGCAATGTGCTGTTCATGTTCGGGAAGTGGACGTTCTGACGTTCAGAATGCCGGA is from Bordetella bronchialis and encodes:
- a CDS encoding YeiH family protein, whose product is MNTTTAGLPLATPWRDKLNGVFFVGLLSAAVIQLANLPFLKGLGFSPLVVGIVCGMLYGNFLRGTMPHDWSAGVNFAARRLLRIAVAFYGLNISIQQIAAVGLPGLAVSIAVVVGTLAIGTLVGQRLLGLDRDTAMLTSAGSAICGAAAVLAFEPTLRAQPHKSAVAVATVVLFGTLSMFLYPVFYHAGWLNFDTQHLGIYIGGTIHEVAQVVGAASNVDPATTEVATIVKMTRVALLVPVLLVLGLWLRRAAGAKAQGGHAGGARLPIPWFAVGFLALAMVNSLNIVPADVVAQLRKLDVFALTMAMTALGIETRFSQIRKAGPRVLALGFILYLWLIFGGYGLVKLLG
- a CDS encoding acyl-CoA thioesterase, which translates into the protein MTASKNSPFVSLPANRDPVLRVLPMPADANVHGDVFGGWIMAQVDIAGSIPAARRAAGRVATIAVNSFLFKQPVFVGDLLSFYADVVKTGTTSVTVSVEVYAQRQRLDAEVVKVTEATLVYVATDDARRSRPLPAL
- the mgtE gene encoding magnesium transporter → MTEVDIPQKPAGAPRRLDPEDAQHALAEVQELLRRQELVASLVHRQEEGDQRQDLVEQLVQRQHEAELKALVDGLHPADIAFILESLPKDERQAVWKLVSAEHDADVLLEVEDWVRESLIEAMDRQDLVAATEHLDADELADLAPDLPADVVAEVQKGLTEEERAQLLEAMGYPEDSVGAIMDFEMVRVREDVSLEVVLRYLRRLHELPDHTDQIFVVDRQDKLQGILPLSTLLVSEPDTAVRDVMTTDYLTLAALDSDADAAGAFERYDLVSAPVVDDQGRLIGRVTIADVVDVIREDSQEQALSRAGLQEEDIFAPVAMALRNRAPWLLFNLCTAATASFVASRFEGTVSHIVILAFLMSIVAGIGGNSGNQTMTMIIRALAVGRITGRNLWQLVKRELLVTLLVGLCGSVVAAVFAWAISGSVSIALVMMAAMICNMLVGASVGVLVPMVRDRFGKDPAIGSSVLLTFATDSLGFFIFLGLATIFLL
- the pagP gene encoding lipid IV(A) palmitoyltransferase PagP, yielding MKRSTAHAARRACAATVLAGAAALPFTAQACDNLPSWAQGACARLDQIWNQGNDELYLTGYAWHNRAAYSADKIKSFREESWGGGWGKGIYDEDGDWQGLYGMAFLDSHGHVEPIAGYGYQKIGRLGQDWRFGAGYTVFLTARQDILHYIPFPGILPLVSVGYDKATFYATYIPGGKGNGNVLFMFGKWTF